A window of Bacillus sp. DX3.1 genomic DNA:
TGGTATGTTGCTTATGCAAATCCAAGTATTCTTGGACTCATTGATGCCCTTAGCGGTCCGTTAGTTGCTGCTATCTTATGTCTATTACCAATGTATGCGATCCATAAAGTACCAGTACTAGCTAAATACAAAGGGAAAATAAGCAATGTATTTGTCATTATTATAGGTATACTTACTGTCCTAGCAAGTATTAATTCATTATTCTAATTCACTATTGAAAGATTCCTAGCAGAATTGAATTTTTATGTTGTTAAACCAAAGAGATCATGGATAAGATATATCTGTTTTTGGACAGACTTCTCACTTTAGAGAGTTTGTCCTTTTTTAATCATATGCATAACTTCTATTCCAGCAATCACTTTTTTAGCTATTTGCAATGATTTTAATCCAAGCATATTGGGGTGCCGCCACACATCCATCAACTTAAGGATTTAGACTATTCTTGAAGTTAAAAGCACGTTACTATTCTCTTATGTTAATGAGAAAGGATGACGTGCTTTTTATGAATATGCATCAAAAACAAGAGTTGTCTTTATTTGCTGAAGAGTTATATCGATATATGTCTCCCGCTACACTTAATCAATTAGCTATAGAAGCAGGCGGAATGAAACGAAAACGGAAATGCCATGGGCACCATTTTTTATCTTTATGTGTATGGTTAAATCAACAAATCGCTACTACCTCTCTTACTCAACTTTGTAGTCAATTAGAAACTTCAACAGGAATTTTATTAAGTCCTGAGGGACTTAATCGACGATTTAACTCGGCTTCTGTAGCCTTCTTTCGAACTGTATTTACTACACTTCTACAAGCTAAAATTGGGGGATTATCTAAGATTTCTCATTCTCTTTCTGCTTACTTTGAGCGTATTCTTATCCTTGATTCTACAACATTTCAAGTGCCGGATCGATTTGTATCTACTTATCCTGGTGCCGGAGGATGTAGTCATAAAGCTGGTGTGAAAATTCAACTAGAGTATGACTTGTTGAGTGGAGAATTTTCTGATGTGAAAATTGAACCAGGAAAACGAAGTGATCAGGCGTATGGTGCGACTCGAACAGGCATGGCACAAAAGAATGAACTATATATTCGTGACTTAGGATATTTTCGTTTACAAGACTTTAAGTCTATTCAAGATAAGCAAGGATATTATTTATCACGTCTTAAGTTACCAACTAAGATATATAGAAAAGAATTCGAAACAGTCGTGTTTAAAACAAAACCCGCTCAACTGAGGCCGGTATATATACAAATTCATTTGGAAGACATCATGAACCAATTACAACCTGGCCAAGTGTATGAATTACATGATGTATATGTAGGGAGCAAAGACAAACTACCTACTCGCATTGTGGTTTATAAATGTACGGAGGAGCAAAAACAAAAACGCCTACGTGATCGAGCTATTCGTGAAAAGAAAAAAGGAATTACATATACAGAGCGTACGAAACTTTTACAAGGAATTACGGTATATATGACAAACATTCCTACGGAATGGGTACCAAAAGAGAAAATCTATGATTTATATTCACTACGTTGGCAAATTGAACTGTTATTTAAAATATGGAAATCCTGGTTTCAAATTCATCGTTGTAAATCTATTAAACAAGAGCGATTAGAATGTCATCTTTATGGACAACTCATTAGTATCCTATTATGTTCTTCTACAATGTTTAAGATGAGAGAACTCCTGTTACGTAAGAAACAGAAAGAGCTAAGTGAATATAAAGCGATGTACATAATTAAAGATTATTTTTCACTTTTTTACCAAGCATTACACAAAAACACCCAAGAGCTATCAAAGGTTCTCCTTCGTCTGTTTAACCTCCTACAGCGCAACGGACGAAAATCTCATCGATACGAGAAAAAGACAGTCTTTGATATTTTGGGTGTTGTGTATGAGTATACCACTTCTACTCATCAGGTAGCATAGTAAAAAAATTCAAACCCGTCAGGGTTTATTTGATATGCCTACTTTTATAACATCTATAAACGATAATAAAATACTACGTGAAAAAACCGCGTTTTGTATAAAAATATACCTTAAGTTGATGGATGTGGGGTGCCGCCACATGCCCATCAAGCTAGGATGACTTTATACCCATATTGAACAAAAAAACACTATTCTTTTTTGTAGAAATATACAGAAAGGATAGTGTTTTTCTCGTTTTGTAGACATAAATATATCTTAATTTGATAGCCATGCAGGATGATCCAATGTGTTAGGCTGTGTTTCGTTTTAGTATGTAGATCTTCTTTTGATGTTATGATAACAGAAAAGTTTATCTAATAGTGTGTATTTTACAACGTACACAAAAGAATGTTATAGAGTATAATTAATATAATCTTTCAAATGGGGTGAAGTGGATGACTTTCCGTATTGTTCGAAGTAACTAGTTTTCGGGCTGGCAAAAAACGCGTACCAGCCATCAAGGGAGAAGTCTGCCCTTTTTCGGAAATGAAAACTTTGAATCCGTTGCGGTAGTCACCGTTATTATTAAACCAAGGCACGGGATTGTTTCATTAACAAGTCTCAGAACCTTAGTTTTTATACTCTTTTGGAAGGTGGATATACAATATGAATGAATTAGATTACAAAAATTTTTATGATAAAGTCGGAAGATCAAACGGCTGGGATTTTAGTAAACTTAAATACGTAACTGAAGGTGCTACGTGGGAGTTTTATGAAGAAGTAATAGAGAGATGCAAACCCTCAGATGTTTTGCTGGATATTGGTACAGGCGGGGGAGAAAATATATTAAAAATTGCATCGGCAGCTTCATGTATAATTGGGATTGATAATTCAAGTGGAATGATAGAAACAGCACAGTCTAACTTGGGAAAAGCACGTGTGTCAAACGTTAAAGTTTTCAAAATGGAGTCCGAAGATTTGACATTCCCAAATTCCTTTTTTGATATTGTGTCTAGTTGTCATGCACCTTTTGTGGCGGCAGAAGTAGCACGAGTAATAAAAAAGGGCGGTATCTTTTTAACGCAGCAAGTCAGCGAACATGATAAATTGAACTTAAAAGAAGCGTTTGGAAGAGGGCAATGCTTAGGGAAAAAAGACGGCACATTAAAAGAAAAATATGTCCGAGAGTTGAAGTGTGCGGGCTTTGCTGATGTGCAAATCTTAGAGTATGATGCGATTGATTATTATCAAACACCCGAAGACCTCATTTTCCTATTAAAACACACGCCTATCATACCAAGATTTGGTGAAGAGAAAGAGGACTTTGACATTTTGGGAAAATTTATTATAACAAACAAAACTGAAAAAGGAATACGTACAAATTCAAAACGTTTTATGATAATAGCTAATAAATCTTAATCCTTGTTATATTAACAGGGGTATTCAGTATAAATGGTAAATTACAAAAGCCGATTTCCATAGTTTATAGGAGAACGGCTTTTTTGTGTGGGTACCTGTTATTATCTAATTGAGAATTTCGTAGTTCAAAAAATCTCATTAAATCAATTTCACTAAACGAATTTGTACATAAGAATATCATCCACATATTCATTATCATTCATTTTAAATTCTTTCATTTTACGGCCTTCTTCAATGAAGCCCATTTTTTTGTACAAAGATATTGCACTATGATTTGTTGAGAAAACTCCTAAACTTACTTTTTCAATGAAAGGATTTTTCTCTGCCCAGTCTAATAAAGCATGTAGTAGCATTTTTCCAATTCCTAGTCCTCTGTAATTTTTACTGATCATTACTCCAAAGGAACCGGTATGAGACAATCGTTTTTTATTTTCGGTGAGAAATACGATCCAACCAGCAACTTCTCCATCTTTTTCAGCTACAATTAATGTTTCTCTTTCATCCTCCAATACGCCCTGTACCCATTCTCTTTGTTGAGCTGACGTTTTATTAAATTCTTCGGATAACGAAATGAGAAACTTGCCTTCGGAAACAACTGATTTCTGTATGTCTAAAATTGCCTCGGAATCTTCTATTTTTCCAGTACGAATCATGTAACTAACAGTATCTTTTGAAATTGGCAATTATATTCCCCCTTATAAAATATTTTGTTAATATTCTATGCCTTCCTTATAATCTCCTACTTAAACTAAACTGCTCCGTTAGTTTCTGTAATACTTTACTTTTTAGGAGGAAGTTTTAAATGATTGTCGTATTTATTAAGTTGTCATTGAGTATCAGAAGCCTTGGCGATGGAAAGGATTAGGAGCATCGGGTTTTGTATTTACTTATGTAAGGGAATGGAAAAGTCTATGATTAGTAAAGTCGGTCAAATTATGTTGTATGTAAATAACCAAGATGAGGCAGTGGATTTTTGGACAGAAAAAGTAGGGTTTAGTGTAATTTCTGAAGAAAATAACGGTCAAGGAATGAGATGGATTGAAATTGCTCCAACAAAGGGCGCAGGAACAAGCATCATTCTGCACAATAAGGAATTTGTTGCTAAAATGTCACCTGGAGTCAACCTTGGTACACCTTCTTTAATGTTTTTTTCGGAAAATCTCGATGAATTACGTGGCAACTTATCAAATAAAAATATCAAAGTCGGAGAAATTGTAAATATGCCTTCAGGCAGAGTATTTAACTTTGCTGATAATGAAGAAAATTACTTTGCTGTAATGGAGAAAAAATAAATTGCCAATCAACTAATATCCATTTTAGGCGGCTGACAGGAATTGTCGGCCGCCTTTTCCAGCTACCAGCTAGCCACCTCAACATTTGCTTTTAACCATTTTTCCCAAAGTGGATCTTCTATTTTAAGGAAGCTTAATGATGTGCCTTGCATGTCTAAGGAGGTTAGGTGGGTTCCGACTTTTACAAATCGAATATCTAATCCTTCCAGTTCGCATAAACGACGAATGTCATTTGCGAAGATATACTGTTCCATTAATGGGGTCGCACCTAATCCATTAATAAGGATGGCAAACTTGTCACCTTTTTTCCAGCGGTAAATACTTTTGAGTTTATTCATAAGTTCAATAGCCAGTTTTTCAGAAGAAAATAATACTTCTTTACGGTACCCTTTTTCTCCATGGATGCCGACCCCATAAAACACTTCATCGTCTTGTAAAGTAAAAGAAGCTTTTCCCTGGATAGGGTCGGTTGCTGGAGAAAGTGCAACTCCTAATGTATGCAGATTCAGAATGACAGAACGACCAATGTCCGTTAATTGTTGTAATGAATAGCCTTCAAGAGCTGCTGCTCCGAGTATTTTATGAACGAAAATCGTGCCAGCTACTCCTCGTCTTCTTTTATTAAAGGAAGCATCATCTTCAATGGAAACATCGTCATTTACAATGACATGATCAACAAGTCTTCCTTCCTCTTTTGCTAAAGATTCAGCAGTTAAAAAGCTTTCTACGTCAGCTTTGAAGTTTTTAATAATGAATAGGATACTCTTGTCCTTAGGCACAGAGTGAATTGCTGCCAATACTTGTTCTGGTGTAGGTGGGGTGAAGATTTCCCCGTTGACCGCCACTGAAAGCATTCCTTTTCCTACATAACCAACATCAGCTGGTTCATGCCCACTACCGCCGCCGCTTATAATGACAACATCTTGCCCAATTTCGGCAAGGTCTTTCCGATAAATGATGTTGTATTTTGCGTTATAAGATATTCTATCGCTATGTTCAAAATAAAAGCCATGTAACATATCCTGAACAATATTTTGAACATCATTCATAATTTTTTTCATTGTTTTTCCACCTTATGATTTGTTTGCTGATTGCTCTAGTAAAAGTACTAATTGATTGTTTATCATATTTTTGATCATAGAAGACATGATAGATGGGTCTACAGTGCAATGATTTTCAATCCAATCTTTTATCGTCCCAACAAAGCCGTGACTATAAAAAGAGGCTAGAGTATCTTTTTTTACCTCAGAAATAGCTAATTTACAGCCAATTAATAGTTCATCGATAATCTTGATGTATAAGTTTTTCGTATGTTCAAATAGATAATGATTAAATGAATTTTGCTCGATTACTTTAAATGCATTTCGGTAGAATCGCTGATTTTGATGAAAGTAATCAAATAATAGGTCGAAGATATTCTCCCATTTCTCATACTCAAGAAAGTCTATAATATTTTCCTTCGTTTCTTCTTTATAAATCCAACCTAACAATTCAAATTTATCTTTAAAATGATAATAAAAAGTTTGCCTGCGCATCTGACAATTCAACATAATATCACTCACGGATATTTTATGGAAAGGTTCCGTTTCCATTAATTTTTTTAATGAGTTCGCTATGATTTTTTTAGAAATTATAGAAGAGGTCATCTTAATCATCCCTACAACTTTATTCGTTTTTAATAATAGTAACATCCCATCTATAAATGAAGCGGGCGTTTTTAGACAAATCATTGATTTTGTCCGTTTACCATAAACCGCTTTCATTTTACTATAGTTAGTAAGAATGCGCTTTCAAATATATCATAATTCAGAAGGGAATGTATCGTGGCAGGAATCCCTTATGAATCAATGAAATCATGGAAGTGTGGATACGAATAGGTTTGCGAAAAATGTAACAAAACTTACAGAGGAGGAATAAAAAATGAAAAAAATTATAAATAAACCTGAAACTCTCGTTATGGAGATGTGTAATGGGATGGTTATGGCCCATCCGGAACTCGAGTTGTTAAAAAAGTATAAGGTAATTAAGAAAAAAGAAATGAACGAAAATAAGGTAACCTTAATTAGCGGTGGCGGTAGTGGACATGAACCGGCACATGCGGGGTTAGTAGGAAAAGGAATGCTGGATGCTGCGGTATGTGGGGACGTGTTTGCTTCTCCTTCACAAATACAGGTATATCAAGCGATTAAAGCAACAGCAAGCAAAAAAGGTACTTTGCTAATTATTAAAAACTACAGCGGAGATATCATGAACTTTAAAAATGGTGCTCACTTAGCTACTGAGGATGGCATTCAAGTGGAATATGTCCGTGTAGATGATGATATTGCAGTAGAAGATAGTCTTTATACAGTAGGACGCCGCGGTGTTGCAGGAGTTGTGTTAGTGCATAAAATTGCTGGTGCAGCAGCTGAAGAAGGTATGGATTTAATGCAGGTCAAAGCTGTAGCGGAAAAAGCAGCGGCAAATGTTCGAACAATTGGCTTAGCACTAACTTCCTGTACAGTTCCCGCTAGTGGATCGCCTACTTTCAAATTGGGTGAAGATGAGATGGAATATGGCGTCGGTATTCACGGAGAGCCAGGCAGAAAACGAGAAAAAATTGTGACTGCAGATGAATTGGCTTTACGTATGACAAATGATCTTGTGAAGGATTTAGGAATAGATGAAGATGCTGAAATTGCTGTTCTAGTAAATGGTTTTGGCGGTACACCGCTTCAAGAGCTTTATCTGTTTAACAATGCAGTTACTAGAGAGTTAAGTAAAAGAAATATACGAATAAATAGAGCGTTTGTCGGTAATTACATGACTAGTATCGATATGGCTGGGATTTCTCTAACAGTGATGAAACTAGACGATGAGCTAAAGACATTGCTATCGAAAGAGTGTAATACACCTGCATTTAGAGTAGATGGACCAATTGAGAGTGTAGAATACGTTGATATTGAGGATCAAGAAGAAGAGAAGCCAGTTTTCTTTGAGACGGAAACAGCGGAAGAACACGCTGTCATCAAGGATGAGGTAATGACATTAAACAATATGATCTATCTTGTAGATAAAATGAGCGAAATCATTATTAAGAACGAAGTGCCATTTTGCGAATTAGATACGCATGCAGGCGATGGTGATTTCGGGATGAGTGTCGCTAAAGGGTTCAAACAATTGAAGCGTGAATGGAGCACGATTTTGGATCAAGAGCATTTAAATATCGGTACTTTCCTTGATGCATGTTCTATGGTCATTATGGAACATTGCGGAGGAGCTTCTGGTCCAATTTGGGGCGGAGCTTTCCGAGCAGCAGGTAAGGCTATGGAAGGGAAAATGGAATTA
This region includes:
- a CDS encoding IS4 family transposase, producing the protein MNMHQKQELSLFAEELYRYMSPATLNQLAIEAGGMKRKRKCHGHHFLSLCVWLNQQIATTSLTQLCSQLETSTGILLSPEGLNRRFNSASVAFFRTVFTTLLQAKIGGLSKISHSLSAYFERILILDSTTFQVPDRFVSTYPGAGGCSHKAGVKIQLEYDLLSGEFSDVKIEPGKRSDQAYGATRTGMAQKNELYIRDLGYFRLQDFKSIQDKQGYYLSRLKLPTKIYRKEFETVVFKTKPAQLRPVYIQIHLEDIMNQLQPGQVYELHDVYVGSKDKLPTRIVVYKCTEEQKQKRLRDRAIREKKKGITYTERTKLLQGITVYMTNIPTEWVPKEKIYDLYSLRWQIELLFKIWKSWFQIHRCKSIKQERLECHLYGQLISILLCSSTMFKMRELLLRKKQKELSEYKAMYIIKDYFSLFYQALHKNTQELSKVLLRLFNLLQRNGRKSHRYEKKTVFDILGVVYEYTTSTHQVA
- a CDS encoding class I SAM-dependent methyltransferase, giving the protein MNELDYKNFYDKVGRSNGWDFSKLKYVTEGATWEFYEEVIERCKPSDVLLDIGTGGGENILKIASAASCIIGIDNSSGMIETAQSNLGKARVSNVKVFKMESEDLTFPNSFFDIVSSCHAPFVAAEVARVIKKGGIFLTQQVSEHDKLNLKEAFGRGQCLGKKDGTLKEKYVRELKCAGFADVQILEYDAIDYYQTPEDLIFLLKHTPIIPRFGEEKEDFDILGKFIITNKTEKGIRTNSKRFMIIANKS
- a CDS encoding GNAT family N-acetyltransferase, translating into MPISKDTVSYMIRTGKIEDSEAILDIQKSVVSEGKFLISLSEEFNKTSAQQREWVQGVLEDERETLIVAEKDGEVAGWIVFLTENKKRLSHTGSFGVMISKNYRGLGIGKMLLHALLDWAEKNPFIEKVSLGVFSTNHSAISLYKKMGFIEEGRKMKEFKMNDNEYVDDILMYKFV
- a CDS encoding VOC family protein, translated to MISKVGQIMLYVNNQDEAVDFWTEKVGFSVISEENNGQGMRWIEIAPTKGAGTSIILHNKEFVAKMSPGVNLGTPSLMFFSENLDELRGNLSNKNIKVGEIVNMPSGRVFNFADNEENYFAVMEKK
- the dhaQ gene encoding DhaKLM operon coactivator DhaQ; this encodes MKKIMNDVQNIVQDMLHGFYFEHSDRISYNAKYNIIYRKDLAEIGQDVVIISGGGSGHEPADVGYVGKGMLSVAVNGEIFTPPTPEQVLAAIHSVPKDKSILFIIKNFKADVESFLTAESLAKEEGRLVDHVIVNDDVSIEDDASFNKRRRGVAGTIFVHKILGAAALEGYSLQQLTDIGRSVILNLHTLGVALSPATDPIQGKASFTLQDDEVFYGVGIHGEKGYRKEVLFSSEKLAIELMNKLKSIYRWKKGDKFAILINGLGATPLMEQYIFANDIRRLCELEGLDIRFVKVGTHLTSLDMQGTSLSFLKIEDPLWEKWLKANVEVASW
- the dhaS gene encoding dihydroxyacetone kinase transcriptional activator DhaS; the encoded protein is MTSSIISKKIIANSLKKLMETEPFHKISVSDIMLNCQMRRQTFYYHFKDKFELLGWIYKEETKENIIDFLEYEKWENIFDLLFDYFHQNQRFYRNAFKVIEQNSFNHYLFEHTKNLYIKIIDELLIGCKLAISEVKKDTLASFYSHGFVGTIKDWIENHCTVDPSIMSSMIKNMINNQLVLLLEQSANKS
- the dhaK gene encoding dihydroxyacetone kinase subunit DhaK, translated to MKKIINKPETLVMEMCNGMVMAHPELELLKKYKVIKKKEMNENKVTLISGGGSGHEPAHAGLVGKGMLDAAVCGDVFASPSQIQVYQAIKATASKKGTLLIIKNYSGDIMNFKNGAHLATEDGIQVEYVRVDDDIAVEDSLYTVGRRGVAGVVLVHKIAGAAAEEGMDLMQVKAVAEKAAANVRTIGLALTSCTVPASGSPTFKLGEDEMEYGVGIHGEPGRKREKIVTADELALRMTNDLVKDLGIDEDAEIAVLVNGFGGTPLQELYLFNNAVTRELSKRNIRINRAFVGNYMTSIDMAGISLTVMKLDDELKTLLSKECNTPAFRVDGPIESVEYVDIEDQEEEKPVFFETETAEEHAVIKDEVMTLNNMIYLVDKMSEIIIKNEVPFCELDTHAGDGDFGMSVAKGFKQLKREWSTILDQEHLNIGTFLDACSMVIMEHCGGASGPIWGGAFRAAGKAMEGKMELTVGEFAEMLHASAEGIQSIGERSFGRGAEVGDKTLVDALVPCTNSWSESAAAGTDFKTAFEKGAEAAVKGAEYTKEIVARMGRAGTVGERSLGYPDAGAFALGVIFTELSSSLK